In Papaver somniferum cultivar HN1 chromosome 1, ASM357369v1, whole genome shotgun sequence, a genomic segment contains:
- the LOC113340011 gene encoding protein CHUP1, chloroplastic-like: MREVNNSTKSTKFADQNQNPTRGGGVNPVLKSTTNASKLKSASSWGSQIVKGFSADKKTKTATTTTIPASRLPLSASTNRATLPPSNQSRAKRSILGEFTCSAHPSQVYPAERPSSTKGSHDLFLELDHLRTLLKESKERELNLQSELSEHKKNPKVSHLEKELESKRVETDNLVKKVGLLETESKSLIEQLVSLSSIVENHVQASKKQENVNSKCNLETEVVELRRLNKELQLQKRNLSCRLSTAETRLAALENVSESDVLAKVKAEASTLRDTNEDLCKQVEGLQMNRLTEVEELVYLRWVNSCLRNELQNSGSENQNSSVEDDGENVAVSSGSSSSKDLFEFSSGKKLHLMKKLKKWPKIGEDLSNFGFPHLALDKDAVDLSSPRRRHSISGSKLFADDQFVQNKRRQSDGFTTCAKETENEEESGGGQSPQFFENSQEISRMTAALDVEKRALRIPNPPPRPSCSISSNVVKELTTASTPMAPAPPPPPPPPPKLLSMRSNTNAVQRVPQVVEFYHSLMKRESRKDAASGGVCEAHDVSNARSSMIDEIENRSSHLLAIKADVETQGEFVNSLIREVNGAVYYDIEDVVAFVKWLDDELCFLVDERAVLKHFEWPEKKADTLREAAFGYRDLNKLESEVSSYVDDPRLPCDTALKKMVALSEKMERSVHSLSRTRDGLMRHCKDYQIPTDWMLDTGIISKIKFGSVKLAKKYMKRVGMELLTKRASEKDPALEYMLLRGVRFAFRIHQFAGGFDAETMHAFEELRNLAMSEIQK; encoded by the exons ATGAGAGAAGTGAATAATTCAACAAAATCAACTAAGTTTGctgatcaaaatcaaaatccaaccaGAGGAGGAGGAGTGAACCCTGTTTTAAAGAGTACAACGAATGCATCGAAACTGAAATCAGCATCATCATGGGGTTCTCAGATCGTTAAAGGGTTTTCAGCTGATAAGAAAACTAAAACTGCAACCACAACCACAATCCCAGCAAGTAGATTACCACTTTCAGCATCAACTAATCGGGCAACGTTGCCGCCGTCTAATCAATCTCGTGCGAAACGATCGATTCTCGGAGAATTTACATGTTCAGCACATCCATCTCAGGTTTATCCAGCTGAGAGACCTTCATCTACTAAAGGATCTCATGATTTGTTTCTGGAATTAGATCATTTGAGAACATTGTTAAAGGAATCGAAAGAAAGGGAATTGAATTTACAATCTGAGTTATCAGAACACAAGAAGAACCCTAAAGTTTCACATTTGGAGAAAGAACTTGAATCCAAGAGGGTGGAAACTGATAATCTTGTGAAGAAAGTTGGATTATTGGAGACCGAGAGCAAGAGTTTGATTGAGCAATTGGTTTCTTTGTCTTCCATTGTTGAGAATCATGTGCAAGCTTCAAAGAAACAAGAAAATGTCAATTCTAAGTGTAATCTTGAAACGGAAGTTGTCGAATTGCGGAGATTGAATAAGGAATTGCAGCTGCAGAAGAGGAATTTAAGTTGTAGATTATCCACTGCGGAGACTCGATTGGCTGCACTGGAAAACGTTTCGGAG AGTGATGTTCTAGCTAAGGTGAAAGCCGAAGCGTCTACGTTAAGAGATACGAACGAGGATTTGTGTAAACAAGTAGAGGGTTTACAGATGAATAGGTTAACTGAGGTTGAGGAACTTGTGTACTTGAGATGGGTGAATTCTTGTTTGAGAAACGAATTGCAGAATTCGGGTTCGGAGAACCAGAATTCATCAGTTGAGGATGATGGTGAGAATGTTGCCGTCAGCAGCGGATCATCATCGAGCAAAGATTTGTTTGAATTCAGTAGTGGGAAGAAGTTGCACTTGATGAAGAAGTTAAAAAAATGGCCTAAGATTGGTGAGGATTTGTCGAATTTTGGGTTCCCACATCTTGCATTGGATAAAGACGCTGTGGATTTGTCAAGTCCGAGACGGAGGCATTCGATAAGTGGATCCAAGTTGTTTGCGGATGATCAGTTTGTGCAAAACAAGAGAAGACAGTCAGATGGTTTTACAACTTGTGCCAAGGAAACTGAGAATGAAGAAGAATCGGGTGGTGGGCAAAGTCCTCAATTTTTCGAAAACTCACAGGAAATTAGTAGAATGACAGCTGCATTAGATGTGGAGAAGCGAGCATTGCGCATTCCAAACCCTCCTCCAAGGCCTTCATGTTCGATTTCCAGCAATGTAGTTAAAGAATTAACGACAGCATCAACTCCAATGGCACCAGCACCTCCACCACCCCCTCCACCTCCTCCAAAGCTCCTATCAATGAGAAGTAACACGAATGCGGTGCAAAGAGTTCCCCAGGTAGTTGAATTCTATCATTCACTTATGAAGAGGGAATCCAGAAAGGATGCTGCTAGTGGAGGAGTTTGTGAGGCACATGACGTTTCAAATGCTCGTAGTAGCATGATTGATGAGATTGAGAACCGTTCGTCACATTTACTTGCT ATTAAGGCAGATGTTGAGACTCAAGGTGAATTTGTGAACTCGTTGATCAGAGAGGTGAATGGGGCTGTGTACTACGACATTGAAGATGTGGTTGCGTTTGTAAAGTGGCTCGACGACGAGCTTTGCTTCCTT GTTGATGAAAGGGCAGTCCTGAAGCACTTCGAGTGGCCTGAGAAAAAAGCTGATACTTTACGAGAAGCAGCTTTTGGGTACAGAGACCTTAACAAGTTGGAATCTGAAGTTTCTAGCTATGTGGATGATCCTAGGCTTCCATGTGATACTGCATTAAAGAAGATGGTGGCTTTGTCAGAGAA GATGGAGCGCAGTGTGCATAGTCTATCAAGGACGAGAGATGGGTTGATGCGCCACTGCAAAGATTATCAAATTCCCACAGACTGGATGCTGGACACCGGGATTATTAGCAAGATCAAATTTGGATCGGTGAAGTTAGCTAAGAAATACATGAAGAGAGTCGGGATGGAGCTGTTAACCAAGAGAGCATCGGAGAAAGATCCAGCATTGGAGTACATGTTACTTCGAGGAGTCAGATTTGCTTTCCGAATTCATCAG TTTGCAGGAGGGTTTGATGCAGAAACAATGCATGCATTTGAAGAGCTCCGCAACTTGGCAATGTCTGAAATACAAAAGTAA